In Flavobacterium piscisymbiosum, the sequence TACAAGATAATCAGATTCAAAAAACAGACTTTTAAGAATCTTCTGTTTTTTTAGGAGCTATTCCCGCTGTCCTTCCAAATCTTTTGTCCGCCGCGGCTGACAAAAGGATTTTCCCTCCCATCGGGGCTAAAAAAGTATCCAAATAAAAAACGACCTTCTGCTCAAGGAAGGTCGTTTTGTATACTAACTCAAAAACTCGATTTAAACTTTTATTTCAAATCTTTCAAAATGGCAATAGCCTCTGTTGCATTTGATAATTGTGCATATTTTAAAGCTGTAAACCCTTTGTCATTTCTAACAGATGCATTTGCTCCGTTTGCTAATAAAACTTTTAGAATATCTACTTTGTTATAACGTGCAGCTATCATCAAAGGTGACAGATCTTCAGATAATTGATTTACATCAGCTCCGTATTCTATTAATTTTTTAACAAAATCAAGATCTCCTTTACTCACAGCCACATTTAGTGGAGTTGAGAAACTGTTTACGATTTCCATTTGTGGTTGTACAAATGATGGTTGATTTGAAGCCATTGAAACATTTGCAAATGCTACTAAAGCTACTCCTAAATAAATGATTGAATTTTTCATAATGATTGATTGTTAATTGTTGATTGATTAATGATGATTTTTAATTTCTATGTAAATGTACTTCTAATTCATGTATTATGCATAACAAAGTACCATGTTTTAACTAATTCTTAACTTTTAGATAACAAATATCCAAGAAGCTTAAAATTTATGTTATCTCTTTTTAAAAAAGCTTCTACATAATAGACGCTATCTTATTCAAAATGTTACAGTAAAAATGAAAAAATATCAAAAAAAATATCATATCATAAATTCAAGCCCTTAGTTTTTTTAAATTTACTCTATATTTAAATCACATTAAATAAACAAGTTGCCATTTAATAAACAAACAAAAACCAATTAACAACCTTAAAACCAAAAATTATGGGAATCATTAAAAAAATTCTGATCGTCCTCATTTTGATTATTGCCATCGTATTAATCGCGGCGTATGTGATGCCAAAAAACTATGCAATCGAGAGAGAAATTACGATCAATAAACCAGTTGATACCGTTTTTAATTACGTAAGATCCTTAAAAAATCAAAACGAATTTAGTGTTTGGGCCAATACCGATCCAAAAATGAAAGTAACTTATACCGGAACTGATGGAGAAGTTGGATCAAAATCTGCGTGGGAAAGTGATGTAAAAGAAGTTGGTGTTGGCGAGCAGGAAATTACCAATATAACTACAGGAAAACGTATCGATTTTGCTTTGCGCTTCAAAAAACCAATGGAAGATACAGCCGTAGGTTTTATGTCTACAGAAACTGTTTCAGGAAATCAAACCAAAGTAAAATGGGGGATTAATGGCGTTATTCCCTACCCAATGAATATCATGCTGCCCATGATGAAAATGGATCAAATGATTGGGAATGATTTGCAAAAAGGTCTTGAAAATCTAAAGGATAAATTACAGGAATAATCTATATCGCTAATAAATAAAAAAGCATCAGCTATAACTGATGCTTTTTTGCTAATCTTATTTTGCATTTTTCAAAATTGCGATAGATTCAGTAGCTTTTGCGTACTCTGCGAAATTTATTGCTCTTAAACCTTTTTCATTCTCGATCCTGGGATTAGCTCCGCTAGCCAATAAAACCTTAATAATTTCAAATTTATTAAAACGGGCTGCCAACATCAAAGGTGACATATCTCTAACCAACTTATTTACATTGGTTCCGTATTCAATTAATTTTTTAACCTTTTCAATATCTCCCTCACATACGGCGTAATGTAGAGACGACACT encodes:
- a CDS encoding SRPBCC family protein; amino-acid sequence: MGIIKKILIVLILIIAIVLIAAYVMPKNYAIEREITINKPVDTVFNYVRSLKNQNEFSVWANTDPKMKVTYTGTDGEVGSKSAWESDVKEVGVGEQEITNITTGKRIDFALRFKKPMEDTAVGFMSTETVSGNQTKVKWGINGVIPYPMNIMLPMMKMDQMIGNDLQKGLENLKDKLQE
- a CDS encoding ankyrin repeat domain-containing protein, giving the protein MKNSIIYLGVALVAFANVSMASNQPSFVQPQMEIVNSFSTPLNVAVSKGDLDFVKKLIEYGADVNQLSEDLSPLMIAARYNKVDILKVLLANGANASVRNDKGFTALKYAQLSNATEAIAILKDLK
- a CDS encoding ankyrin repeat domain-containing protein; protein product: MKKSVIILGLALAMSTQVSKASNIRQLVKDPIDSPANEVSSLHYAVCEGDIEKVKKLIEYGTNVNKLVRDMSPLMLAARFNKFEIIKVLLASGANPRIENEKGLRAINFAEYAKATESIAILKNAK